One part of the Brucella pseudogrignonensis genome encodes these proteins:
- a CDS encoding tape measure protein — translation MATDVERLVVAMEARTASFEKALNRANGVANQRARQIEKRFSTMNDNISRSFQNMLRAGAAIGGLGIGVSEIQRMADTWTDLSSRVGLAVGDMDKAPQVMERIYDMAQRTYSGMQNTAESFLTNAGALKELGYNTNQQLDYTEALNNALVVSGAKSDRAARVIDALGKSMAAGKLQGDNLNTVIEVGGRVAEVLAAQLGIGVNQLREAGKEGKITGDVIYKALTTRLQELTAEAESMPATISDGFQKVANGLLKFVGTMDQASGVSATIAQGLVFVGDNFEHVALAAAAAATVLLGQYVPAMARVALAGATMVATNPFLLLITAISSATFALSAFGDQIQPIAGDMANLQDYASVAWETISQGAMDVASLVRDDLLGALNLISDALGGNEVSWEDVWETTKGAANNIIGAVGLLYDTTVTTFTKLPGAVAEAVINAMNSMIAGIESGLQTVLNGINRVASALNALDRFVGVAPILPEDMTVNLGRLDNSFAGAGKAAGDAYGKALTKAAQDHLGKLGENWRQSANARARERTANSKDNDLVAPTRSSGGGGSSNGGAGGSSGGGKGRKGGGRSRPDELQREIEQIKERTASLQAETAAQAQINPLIDDYDYAITKARATQELLNAAKKAGIEITPALKEQIEGLAEGYANATVEANKLAESQEHARELSDFLKGSMMDAFQSMIPAIETGNSALDKFLNTLIEAVMQATLLGKGPLAGIFGGGGSGIFGGIGKLLGFDKGGYTGSGGKYEPAGVVHKGEYVFDQDAVRAAGGPAALDAMRRGLKGYANGGYVGPLPTSNAPTAPGIKGMRGQGSNETIRIMLQDDSGRMAKIADQRIQTASGAIVQVSVQQSTRTVQQSLPSMIADAQTRNM, via the coding sequence ATGGCGACTGACGTTGAACGCCTTGTCGTGGCTATGGAGGCCCGCACGGCCTCTTTTGAAAAGGCGCTCAACCGGGCAAATGGCGTTGCTAATCAACGCGCTCGCCAGATCGAGAAGCGCTTTTCCACGATGAACGACAACATCAGTCGTTCATTTCAGAATATGCTTCGTGCTGGTGCTGCGATCGGTGGCCTTGGCATTGGTGTAAGTGAAATCCAGCGTATGGCTGACACTTGGACTGATTTGTCCTCTCGTGTAGGCCTTGCTGTCGGGGATATGGATAAAGCTCCTCAGGTAATGGAGCGTATCTATGACATGGCGCAGCGCACCTATTCCGGTATGCAAAACACGGCTGAAAGCTTTCTCACAAATGCGGGCGCTCTCAAAGAGCTTGGTTACAATACCAATCAGCAGCTTGATTACACCGAAGCATTGAATAACGCGCTCGTGGTGTCAGGCGCTAAGTCTGATCGCGCAGCTCGTGTGATTGACGCTCTCGGCAAGTCGATGGCGGCGGGTAAGCTTCAAGGCGACAACCTGAATACGGTGATTGAAGTTGGTGGACGTGTTGCCGAAGTGCTTGCCGCCCAGCTCGGCATTGGTGTCAATCAGCTTCGCGAAGCAGGCAAGGAAGGCAAGATCACCGGTGACGTGATCTACAAGGCTTTGACCACGCGCTTGCAGGAACTGACAGCCGAAGCCGAGAGCATGCCTGCAACTATATCTGACGGGTTTCAGAAGGTCGCCAACGGCTTATTGAAGTTCGTCGGGACAATGGATCAGGCGTCTGGCGTTTCTGCTACTATCGCGCAAGGACTGGTTTTTGTCGGTGATAACTTCGAGCATGTTGCATTAGCAGCAGCGGCAGCGGCGACAGTTCTTCTGGGGCAGTATGTTCCGGCGATGGCACGAGTGGCGCTGGCAGGCGCGACGATGGTTGCAACTAACCCGTTCTTGCTTCTGATTACCGCGATTAGCTCGGCTACGTTCGCTCTCTCGGCGTTCGGTGACCAGATCCAGCCGATTGCAGGCGATATGGCTAATCTTCAGGATTACGCCTCGGTAGCATGGGAAACCATCAGTCAGGGCGCAATGGATGTTGCGTCACTTGTTCGCGATGATCTTCTAGGGGCGCTAAACCTGATATCCGATGCATTAGGCGGCAATGAGGTTAGCTGGGAAGATGTTTGGGAAACAACCAAGGGTGCAGCAAATAACATTATCGGTGCTGTTGGCCTTCTCTACGATACCACCGTAACGACATTTACTAAGCTGCCCGGTGCTGTTGCCGAAGCCGTCATTAATGCCATGAACTCGATGATTGCAGGCATAGAAAGCGGGCTTCAAACAGTTTTAAATGGCATCAACCGCGTTGCATCTGCGTTGAATGCCCTAGACCGGTTTGTCGGCGTCGCACCGATACTGCCAGAAGATATGACAGTAAATCTTGGTAGGCTTGATAACTCATTCGCGGGAGCTGGTAAGGCTGCTGGCGATGCATATGGCAAGGCTTTGACAAAAGCCGCTCAAGATCACCTTGGGAAGCTTGGCGAGAATTGGCGACAGTCTGCAAATGCCAGAGCGAGGGAAAGGACTGCCAATAGTAAAGATAACGACCTAGTTGCGCCGACAAGAAGTTCAGGCGGCGGCGGTTCGTCAAATGGTGGAGCAGGCGGATCGTCTGGTGGCGGCAAGGGGCGCAAAGGTGGAGGTAGGTCTCGACCTGATGAACTACAGCGCGAAATCGAGCAGATCAAAGAGCGCACAGCATCCCTACAGGCAGAAACGGCAGCTCAAGCCCAGATTAACCCACTGATTGATGATTACGATTACGCAATCACTAAGGCCCGCGCCACGCAAGAACTGTTGAATGCTGCCAAGAAAGCTGGGATTGAAATTACCCCAGCTTTGAAAGAGCAGATTGAGGGTTTGGCAGAAGGTTATGCCAATGCCACGGTTGAAGCTAATAAGCTCGCAGAAAGCCAAGAGCATGCGCGTGAATTGTCGGACTTCTTGAAAGGCTCCATGATGGATGCTTTTCAGTCGATGATCCCGGCCATTGAAACCGGCAATTCGGCGCTTGATAAATTCCTGAATACGCTCATTGAGGCCGTCATGCAGGCAACCTTGCTTGGCAAAGGTCCACTGGCTGGCATCTTCGGCGGCGGTGGGTCGGGGATATTCGGCGGTATTGGCAAGCTGCTTGGTTTCGACAAAGGCGGCTATACTGGCTCTGGTGGAAAATACGAACCGGCTGGCGTGGTTCATAAAGGCGAATATGTCTTTGACCAAGACGCGGTTCGCGCAGCTGGTGGGCCTGCCGCTTTGGATGCGATGCGCCGTGGCCTGAAAGGCTATGCCAACGGTGGTTATGTCGGCCCGTTGCCAACATCAAATGCACCGACCGCGCCCGGTATCAAAGGTATGCGGGGGCAGGGTTCAAACGAAACAATACGCATCATGTTGCAAGATGACAGTGGGCGAATGGCTAAAATCGCCGATCAGCGAATTCAGACGGCATCCGGTGCGATTGTACAGGTTTCTGTTCAGCAAAGCACCCGAACCGTTCAGCAGTCGCTACCGTCAATGATAGCCGACGCTCAAACAAGAAACATGTGA
- a CDS encoding DUF6950 family protein, with protein sequence MHIDEFVAAEARKPFRWGETDCVSTADRWVRNRTGLSPLAWMGRQYRDEAEASAILSVRGCFPILVNRAMRSQGFEKTASPVCGDVGLIIHNQKLCVAIHAETIWFSHDETGLIGAPLDAIWKAWRIQCQ encoded by the coding sequence ATGCACATTGATGAATTTGTTGCTGCCGAAGCGCGAAAGCCCTTCCGCTGGGGCGAGACCGATTGTGTCTCGACTGCTGACAGATGGGTGCGAAACCGTACCGGGTTGTCACCTCTCGCGTGGATGGGTCGGCAATACAGAGATGAAGCGGAAGCTTCGGCAATCCTGTCTGTGCGGGGTTGCTTTCCCATACTTGTGAACCGCGCCATGCGCTCGCAAGGGTTTGAAAAGACGGCATCGCCGGTATGCGGTGATGTTGGTCTGATTATCCATAATCAAAAACTGTGTGTGGCTATACATGCCGAAACGATCTGGTTTTCTCATGATGAAACCGGATTGATCGGTGCACCGCTCGATGCAATCTGGAAAGCTTGGAGAATTCAATGCCAGTAG